One genomic window of Inquilinus sp. KBS0705 includes the following:
- a CDS encoding gliding motility-associated C-terminal domain-containing protein, which translates to MAFKNYGKALNLFLLLICAVAVTVKCLGDAFTPRLPLKLKPVIITKVHVYPPLVVVSTNQHVACENTAFIYTASVTYGGLNPVYKWQLNGVSVGGNSPKLTINNTSIKIKPGDVVRCIVKNSENNLSGTSNSVTGIYTYPYATPTIRIYDLTYPPPLCSGDEITIGSEISGYTLNMFRNYRLLWYINGVFIRATDHTGLVVNTVKNGDVITCELITTGECYISTPQKSNRFVVNLQPDAAAARITIATNTVNACAGSALTYKATVANGGERPKYQWIVNGQNVGTNSDEYTATNLQNGDKVSCSMLSSVLCSAGPVLSNQETVSVKTVSNNSVSITSTAVDNYIKANEAVTFTAVAANTGNVNYQWQVNGVNEGLNSANYTRAGLTLGDKVTCIISEENKCVTAPVSNTITILIKLPIVIPNTFTPNADGVNDTWEIKALVAYPGSTVSIFNRSGQQIYHSVDYSTPWNGTYNNRPIPAGTYYYIIDVKNGSAKLSGYVTVLR; encoded by the coding sequence ATGGCATTTAAAAATTACGGCAAAGCTTTAAATTTATTTTTATTGCTGATTTGTGCCGTTGCAGTAACCGTTAAATGTTTAGGCGACGCTTTTACGCCCCGCTTGCCGTTAAAGTTGAAGCCTGTAATTATTACCAAAGTTCATGTCTATCCGCCTTTGGTAGTTGTAAGTACTAACCAGCACGTTGCTTGCGAAAATACCGCTTTTATTTACACCGCTTCGGTAACATATGGCGGTTTAAACCCGGTATACAAATGGCAGCTTAACGGGGTATCTGTTGGCGGTAACAGCCCTAAGTTAACTATTAATAATACATCCATAAAAATAAAGCCTGGGGATGTAGTTAGATGTATTGTTAAAAATTCCGAAAACAACCTGAGCGGCACATCAAACAGTGTTACCGGTATATATACTTACCCATACGCAACGCCTACAATACGAATTTACGACCTTACGTACCCTCCCCCGCTTTGCAGCGGCGACGAGATCACGATAGGTTCAGAAATATCAGGTTATACCCTTAACATGTTTCGCAATTACCGATTGCTTTGGTATATAAACGGCGTTTTTATTAGAGCTACCGATCATACCGGCTTAGTAGTGAACACTGTAAAAAATGGTGACGTTATAACCTGCGAATTAATAACAACAGGTGAGTGTTATATAAGTACGCCGCAGAAGTCTAACCGCTTTGTGGTTAACCTGCAGCCAGACGCAGCAGCAGCGCGAATTACAATAGCTACAAACACCGTTAATGCGTGTGCCGGTTCGGCGTTAACTTATAAAGCTACCGTTGCAAACGGGGGCGAACGGCCCAAATACCAATGGATAGTAAACGGCCAAAATGTTGGCACTAACAGCGATGAATATACTGCAACAAACTTGCAAAATGGCGATAAGGTTAGCTGTAGCATGTTATCATCGGTGCTCTGCTCGGCAGGGCCTGTTTTATCAAACCAGGAAACCGTAAGTGTTAAGACCGTAAGCAACAATTCGGTTAGTATTACATCTACTGCGGTAGATAATTATATAAAAGCCAACGAGGCGGTTACTTTTACTGCCGTTGCAGCAAATACCGGCAATGTTAACTATCAATGGCAGGTAAACGGCGTAAACGAGGGCCTTAATAGCGCTAATTATACACGCGCGGGCCTAACCCTTGGCGATAAAGTTACCTGTATCATATCTGAAGAAAACAAGTGTGTTACAGCGCCCGTTTCAAATACCATAACCATCTTAATAAAGCTGCCGATAGTTATACCCAATACCTTTACCCCTAATGCTGATGGTGTAAACGATACCTGGGAGATAAAGGCTTTAGTTGCCTATCCGGGTAGCACGGTTAGCATTTTTAACCGCTCAGGGCAACAGATCTATCACTCGGTAGATTACAGCACTCCCTGGAATGGCACTTACAATAATCGGCCAATACCTGCAGGCACATACTACTATATCATCGATGTAAAAAATGGATCGGCCAAGCTTTCGGGCTATGTTACCGTTTTAAGATAA
- a CDS encoding GHKL domain-containing protein yields the protein MFTAIVVEKTYTPANNLTQTARILENNLHDRENYVYAAINDQKTLNEIKLLSVNPTKAVQYIDRFTVKKNIWIFTYINNKLDYWTGVKVIPDDVSQIKEGSSFLKMPNGYYEAIKHTEGAITIVFFIHVKNNYTFTNKYLQNNFNKELTTEDNIDIADFTDKGVYALHDVNNRYLFSVKLVKEKLNERFYYFVVAFWLMTILTLCVLVHNIISYMARRQQVYLALLVLAVFIIVFRFVNLHYGWPNFTRPLKLFDPNIYASNYVFPSLGDFCINILAITWFSSFLYTQRNHLLKGIPGKAVSYAVFAVCILVLVVTSTTLLHIFYGLIVNSKISFDVNNVLNLSVFSLLGVLMLCFSFLTFILLTETILTICIKLNIAVGIQAVLFIATILIITAVVGVYVEFSLFYVFWMVLVLIRGHAYFYNDRRFTSGAFISIVVICALIASTKLNRFEADKERETRKALVQRLEVPDDATADILFKKIEKQIIVDPLLVQYFRTADHTSDYLKTRLQKLYFDRYLSRYDFKVHEYNDDNQPVSADKNYTLDVFKDMVVYSSFKVSDYFYRENDSFGFQSYFAILPVIDEGRNLGTIVIELRSKPLLANGTFPELLIDKEIVPADEFKDYSYAFYTDNSLVGQSGTVVYSIKNTSFKGKLKQFTFANTKSAKQGWYNRFTKFSHLIYQPSKRNLIVVTKDSNLLLSNITAITFFFVVILLFDALVLAIRLLWIKVRIFNINNNRIKWGFKLNFDKILYKTRIQFSMIFAVVVTLVLVGFITFFSISSQYQAQQDKLIRSKIMQLASAIESSYLSSFTKDINEESRVNFDRLADTYSADITLFNLRGVPLMSTQPKIYEYGLIAPRINGRAFIALSKEQKSEVVNEEKVGSLVYKSAYVPLRNLKHETVAYLQLPYFSNVTDYTEQIGSLLNIMINVYALVFIAIGLFAVIIARQITAPLNFIQYNLSRTIYGKKNEPIKWERDDEIGALVKEYNNMIAALENSAQKLAQSERETAWREMAKQVAHEIKNPLTPLKLGLQLLDKSWKDKDPKFDLKFERFSKSFVEQIESLSSIASEFSAFAKMPDTRIESINIFDMLGQAVTIFKHMDNVTILMQIPDDPFFISADRDQLLRCFNNLLKNAIEATPQDTQCVIEINFLTTSKNILLTIKDNGNGIPENMRDKIFEPNFTTKSSGTGLGLAFVKNSIENASGKVWFETTTGTGTTFYLSFPAVNEAGLS from the coding sequence AGGTTTACCGTTAAAAAGAACATCTGGATATTTACCTACATCAACAATAAGCTGGATTACTGGACAGGGGTTAAAGTAATACCCGATGATGTGAGCCAAATAAAAGAGGGCTCATCATTCCTTAAAATGCCTAATGGCTATTACGAAGCTATTAAGCATACTGAGGGCGCTATAACAATAGTTTTTTTTATACACGTAAAAAACAACTATACCTTCACCAACAAATACCTTCAAAACAACTTTAATAAGGAGCTAACCACCGAGGATAACATTGATATAGCTGATTTTACCGATAAGGGTGTTTATGCTCTACATGATGTTAACAACAGGTACTTGTTTTCGGTTAAGCTGGTAAAAGAAAAGCTGAACGAGCGGTTCTATTATTTTGTGGTTGCTTTTTGGCTAATGACCATCCTCACGCTATGTGTATTAGTACACAACATTATAAGCTATATGGCCCGCAGGCAGCAGGTGTATTTGGCCTTATTGGTGTTGGCTGTGTTTATTATAGTGTTTAGGTTTGTTAATTTGCATTATGGCTGGCCAAACTTTACCAGGCCGTTAAAGCTTTTCGACCCTAATATTTACGCGTCAAATTATGTATTCCCTTCCCTGGGCGATTTTTGCATCAATATCTTAGCGATAACCTGGTTCAGTAGCTTTTTATACACGCAGCGTAATCATCTTTTAAAAGGTATACCGGGTAAAGCGGTAAGCTATGCTGTTTTTGCGGTTTGTATATTGGTGCTTGTGGTTACATCTACCACTTTGCTGCATATTTTTTACGGGCTTATTGTTAACTCGAAGATCAGTTTTGATGTAAATAACGTGCTTAACCTTTCGGTATTTAGCCTGCTGGGGGTGTTAATGCTGTGCTTTAGCTTTTTAACATTTATATTATTAACCGAAACCATACTAACCATTTGTATCAAGCTAAATATAGCTGTAGGTATACAGGCGGTGCTTTTTATAGCAACTATTTTAATTATCACAGCCGTAGTAGGTGTTTATGTAGAGTTTAGCCTTTTTTATGTGTTTTGGATGGTGTTGGTATTAATAAGGGGGCACGCTTATTTTTATAACGACAGAAGATTTACATCAGGTGCATTTATTAGCATCGTAGTTATTTGCGCATTAATTGCCTCAACAAAACTTAACCGCTTTGAAGCCGATAAAGAAAGGGAAACACGCAAGGCACTTGTACAAAGGCTGGAAGTGCCCGACGATGCTACTGCCGATATCCTTTTTAAAAAAATAGAGAAACAAATAATAGTCGACCCGCTTTTAGTGCAGTATTTCCGCACGGCCGACCATACCTCCGATTACCTGAAAACACGCTTGCAAAAGCTGTATTTTGACAGATACCTATCCAGGTACGATTTTAAGGTACATGAGTACAATGACGATAACCAGCCCGTATCGGCCGATAAAAACTATACACTGGATGTTTTTAAGGATATGGTGGTTTACAGCTCCTTTAAGGTATCAGATTATTTTTACCGAGAAAACGACTCATTTGGTTTCCAAAGCTATTTTGCCATATTGCCGGTAATTGATGAAGGCCGAAACCTGGGCACCATTGTAATTGAGCTTAGATCCAAACCGTTATTGGCTAACGGTACTTTCCCCGAATTGCTGATAGATAAAGAGATTGTTCCGGCCGACGAGTTTAAAGATTACTCCTATGCTTTTTACACCGATAATAGCCTGGTGGGGCAAAGCGGCACCGTTGTTTATAGCATAAAAAACACCTCGTTTAAAGGGAAACTTAAGCAGTTTACGTTCGCCAATACAAAGAGTGCCAAACAGGGCTGGTACAATAGGTTTACAAAGTTTAGCCACCTTATTTATCAGCCCAGCAAGCGCAACCTTATAGTGGTAACTAAAGACAGCAACCTGCTGTTGTCTAACATTACCGCTATTACTTTCTTTTTTGTGGTGATACTGTTATTTGATGCTCTTGTACTTGCCATACGCCTGTTATGGATCAAAGTAAGAATATTCAATATCAATAATAACCGTATCAAATGGGGCTTTAAGCTCAACTTTGATAAGATATTATATAAAACCCGCATACAATTCTCTATGATATTTGCCGTGGTGGTAACGCTTGTTTTGGTAGGGTTTATTACTTTTTTTTCTATCAGTAGCCAATACCAGGCGCAGCAGGATAAATTGATCAGGTCTAAAATAATGCAGCTGGCATCGGCTATAGAAAGTTCGTATCTAAGCAGTTTTACAAAGGATATTAATGAGGAAAGCAGGGTAAACTTTGACAGATTGGCCGACACCTACTCGGCCGATATTACACTGTTTAATTTACGTGGCGTACCCTTAATGTCTACCCAGCCTAAAATTTACGAGTATGGGCTTATAGCCCCGCGCATAAACGGCCGGGCATTTATTGCGTTAAGTAAAGAGCAAAAATCTGAAGTGGTGAACGAAGAGAAGGTGGGCAGCCTTGTTTACAAATCGGCCTATGTGCCTTTGCGCAATTTAAAACACGAAACTGTTGCCTATTTGCAACTGCCCTATTTTTCAAATGTTACTGATTATACCGAGCAAATTGGCTCGTTGCTAAATATAATGATAAACGTTTACGCGCTGGTGTTTATAGCCATTGGTTTATTTGCCGTAATTATAGCCCGGCAAATTACCGCGCCCCTTAATTTTATACAATACAATTTAAGCCGCACCATTTACGGTAAGAAAAATGAGCCCATCAAATGGGAGCGCGACGATGAAATAGGTGCGTTGGTTAAAGAGTATAACAACATGATAGCTGCACTGGAAAACAGTGCCCAAAAGCTTGCTCAGAGCGAGCGTGAGACCGCCTGGCGCGAAATGGCTAAACAGGTTGCTCACGAAATTAAAAACCCTCTAACGCCATTAAAACTGGGTTTACAGCTGCTTGATAAATCGTGGAAGGATAAAGACCCTAAGTTTGATTTGAAGTTTGAGCGCTTTAGCAAATCGTTTGTTGAGCAGATAGAAAGTTTATCATCAATTGCCTCGGAGTTTTCGGCATTTGCAAAAATGCCCGATACCCGCATCGAGTCCATAAACATTTTTGATATGCTCGGTCAGGCCGTTACCATTTTTAAACATATGGACAACGTGACCATCTTAATGCAGATACCCGACGATCCGTTTTTTATCAGCGCCGATAGGGATCAGTTGTTACGCTGCTTTAACAACTTGTTGAAAAATGCTATCGAGGCTACCCCACAGGATACGCAATGCGTTATTGAAATAAACTTTTTAACTACCAGCAAAAATATATTGCTTACTATAAAGGATAATGGTAACGGTATACCTGAGAATATGCGCGATAAAATATTCGAGCCTAACTTTACCACAAAAAGTTCGGGTACAGGACTTGGTTTGGCATTTGTTAAAAACTCCATCGAAAACGCCAGTGGTAAGGTTTGGTTTGAAACCACTACCGGCACCGGTACTACATTTTACCTAAGCTTCCCTGCTGTAAATGAGGCCGGCTTATCTTAA